TTCGGTCACATACAGCGGGGGGAGTGTCGGATATTCCTCGCCAAGCCTCACCAGGAGTTTGCGGAGGCCGTCGGGGTTCACTTCCCAGTCCATGGCGGTGCGCGGCAGGCCACGGCTCGGGAAGGTGATGTGCTCGGCTCCGATCCAGCAGGAGGCTGCTTCCTTGCCGGCGCCTCCGCCGTGGCCGTCAGCGCCGGTGGTGTCCGGATGACCGCTGATCATGTCGTCGTGGTAATGATTGACGCCCAGGAAGTCGATGGGCGCTCCGATAATGTCCAGGTCTCCGGGCTTGATCACTTCTCCCAGCCCAAAGGGCTCCAGGTCCGCCAGCGTGTCCTCCGGATACCTGCCCCGCAGGATGGGATCAAGGAAGATTCGGTTCTGCAGCGAATCGAAGAGCCGGGCCGCTTCCAGATCCACCGGATCATTCGGATCGCGGGGGATGGAGTTGCTCAAATTCAGGGTGATGCCCAGATTTTCCGCGCCCCGGCTGCGCAGCTCATTCACGGCCAGGCCGTGGGCGAGGTGCTGGTGGTGGACGGCGGCAATTGCTGCCCGCGGTTCCTGGCGGCCCGGGGCATGGACTCCGGAGCCGTAGCCCAGCAGCGAGGAGCAGAAAGGCTCATTGAACGTGGTCCAGTGACGCACCCGGTCGCCCAGGGCGGAGTAGACGTCATTGGCATAGTCCACGAACCGGTGTGCGGTGTCCCGGTTGGCCCAACCGCCCTTTTCTTCCAGCGCCTGCGGAAGGTCCCAGTGGTAAAGGGTGAGCCACGGCAGGATGCCGGCCTCGAGCAGTTCATCCACCAGCCTGGAGTAGAAGTCCAGTCCCTTGGCGTTGGTGCTGCCGCCACCGGGACGGACCCGCGCCCAGCTGGTGGAAAAACGGTAGGAGTCCAGTCCCAGGTCCTTCATGATGGCCACGTCCGCCGGCATCCGGTGGTAGTGATCCACGGCCACGGCGGGAGTGTCTCCCGCCAGGACGTTTCCGGGAGCGGCGGCAAAGGCGTCCCATACGGAGTCCTCCTTGCCGTCTTCGCGGGCCGCGCCCTCCACCTGGGCCGCGGCGGTTGCCGATCCCCAGATAAAGCCGGCCGGCCAGGTGTTCTCCACCGGGATGTTGATTGTCATTAGCCCTTCACTGCTCCCTGCATAATTCCGGAAATAAGTTGTTTGCCTGCCAGCACAAAGAGAACCAGCAGGGGGATGGTAGCCAGCACCGCGCCGGTCAGCACCACTGAGTAATCCACGTAGCGGGCCGAGGACAGCTGGCTGAGCGCGGTCTGGAGCGTGGGATTGTTGGCGTTGAGAACCAGCAGCGGCCAGAGGAAATCGGTCCAGGCCATCATGAACGTGAACAGGCCCAGGATGGCCATCGCCGGCTTGGAAGCGGGCAAAGCCACGTGCCAGAAAGTCCTGATCATGTTGGCCCCGTCCATGCGGGCGGATTCGATCAGTTCATCCGGGATCACGTCCACCAGGTACTGCCGCATGAAGAAGACGCCGAACGCCGTGACAAGCGTGGGAACAATTACCGCACCAATTTCACCGGTCCAGCCCAGGGTCCTCATCACCATGAAGAGCGGGATGATGCCCAGCTGGGTGGGGATGGCCATGGTGGCTACCACCGCGACCATCAGGACGCCGTTGCCGCGGAACCGCAGCTTGGCGAAGGCATAGCCGGCCAGGGTGGAAAAGGTCACCACTGACACGGTGATGATGGTGGAGATCAGGATGCTGTTCCAGAGCGCGGTCCAGAACGGGATGGTGCCAAAGACCTCCGCGGCGTTGTTCCAGAAGTTGCCTCCCGGCAGCAGCGGTGGCCATTCCAGGCCCAGCGCCGCATTGGTCCGGCTCCCGACGACGACGGACCACCACAGCGGATAGGAGGAGCCCAGGAAGAAGGCCAGGAGGAGCCCGTACGTCAGGTAGCCGGGCTTCAGCCCGTTGCCGAAGATCCGCTGGCGCAGCGGCCGTCCGGGGTGGGCGGGCGTGGAGGCTTTGCTCCCCGCCGTGTTCTTTTCCAGGATGCTCATTTGCGTTTCCCTTCGGCGCGGCGCTTCGCCCGGTTTGAGGGCGTCTTGGCATCGGCTGACGCAATCCGTTTGGAGATGGAGAAGTTGACGATTCCGATGATCACAATCAGCAGGAACAACAGCCAGGCAATGGCGGATGCCTTGCCGAAGTTCGACCGCTGGAAACCCATCTCCCAGAGATAGAGCACGGTGGTCTGGAACTGGCGCTGGGCGCCGCCGGGATCCGTGGGATCGAAGAGCCGCGGTTCGGCGAAGATCTGCAGTCCGCCAATGGTGGAGGTGATGATCACGAAGATCATGGTGGGCCGGATGCTCGGCAGCGTGATGCTGAAGAAGCGGCGGAAGGCTCCGGCGCCGTCGATCGCCGCCGACTCGTAAATGTCGCGGGGAACCGCCTGCATGGCGGCGAGGAGGATCAGCGCGTTGTAGCCGGTCCACCGCCAGTTCACCATGGTGGCAATCGCGATGTGGCTCGGCAGGGTATCGGTCCGCCACATGATCGGATCAATGCCGAAGTTACCGAGCAGGTTGTTGATCAGTCCCTGGTCCTCGCCGAACATGTTGGTGAAGATCATGGCAACCGCCACCGGGGTGACGACGTAGGGCAGGAGGACGCTCATGCGCCAGAACGTCTTGGCCCTCAGGTTCTGATCCAGGACGGCGGCGATGAACAGGGCACCGATGAGCTGTGGAATGGCGGAGAGCAGGAAGATGCTCATCGTGTTCCCCAGCGAGTTCCAGAAGAACCGGTCCTGCAGGACTTCGGTGAAGTTGTTCAGCCCCACAAATTCGCCCTGGCCCTTGAGCAGGTGCCAGTCGTGCAGCGAGACGAAGAACGTGTAGACGAGCGGGAAGAGGCCCACCAGCGCAAAGAGCAGGAAGAAGGGGGAGATGTACAGGTACGGGGAGTACTTGAGGTCCCAGCCGCTGAGGCGGTATTTGAACGGGGACTTGGTCTTGGGCGGCGGCGCCGCCGGGGCAGGGCGTTTGAGGGTAACGGTCATGACGTTCTCGCAGTCCATCTGGGGGGCCTCCGGCAAACTGCCGGAGGCCCCGCGTTCGACGATTTGCTAGTTGTTGACTACGAGCTCGTTCAGGAGCTTCATGGCCTCGTTCCAGGAGGCTTCACCGTCAGTGGTGCCGGCATCAAGCTGGCCCAGTGCGGCGCTGAAGACCTTGTCCTGGATGATTGAGTCCTCCGGACCCTTGAACTGCGCCTTCACGCCTTCCGCACGGGAGGCGAGGATGGCACCGGTGGGGGCGTTGTTGAACAGTTCGTTCGGTGCGGCTTCTGCAGCGAGCTGCTCCTGGGCCTCAAGCGTGCTGGGGAAGTTGTTGGCGGCTGCACTCTGCTTGACCTGCTGCTCGGGTGCGGTCAGCCAGGCTGCAAGCTTGGCGGCTTCTTCCTTGTGCTCCGAAGTCTCCGGGACGGAGAGGAAAGCGCCGCCCCAGTTGGAAGCTCCGCCGGGGAATACATCGGCGAAGTCCCAGCCTGCTTCTGCGCCCGCACCTGCGGATTCGAGCTGGGTCTTGATGGTGCCGAGCATCCAGCCCGGGCAGACGAAGGTTGCGAAGGATCCGTCGGTGAAGGCCTTGCCCTTGCCCCAGTCCCACTTCTTCTCGTTGGCGGACAGGCCGGACTCGGTGTTTTCGGCCAGCTGCAGGAACTGCTCCTTCATCTCGGCGTTATCCTCGATGTTCAGCTCACCGTCGGCGGTGTAGTAGCCCTCCTCCATCTGGTTCACCATGGAGTTCCAAACGAAGCCCGACTGGTCGTACCAGGCCAGGCCGGTCTTGTCCTTGTACTGCTGGCCAACTTCGAAGTACTTTTCCCAGGTGGCGTCTTTTCCACCGAAGAGTTCGGCAACTGCTTCACGGTCGCTGGGCAGTCCGGCGGCTTCGAACAGCTTGCCGTTGTAGCAGAGGCCCTGGGGGCCGATGTCCGTTCCGTAGCCGATAACCCGGCCGTCGGAGTCGGTGCCCTGGTTGTACTTCCAATCGACCCAGTTGTCCTTGATGTCTTCCGCGCCGTATTCGTTGAGGTCAACGAACTGGTCGGACACTTCCATGATCGAACCCAGCCAGCCTTCTTCGATGGCCACGACATCGCTCAGGCCGGATCCGGCGGACAGCTTCGTGAAGGCGTCGGTGCGGGCATTCTCGCCGCGGTCGATGTTGTTGGGATTGATCTTGATGCCGGGGTTGGCATCTTCGTATTCGGCATACAGATCGTCGTAGCCGAAGGTTCCGAAGGTCGTGACGCTCAGCTCGACGGGATTGTCGGCGCTGGCGGCTTCCTGGTCGCCTCCGCCGCAGCCTACAGCGAGCAGCGCCACTGCGGCGGCACCTGCGATTGCCGCTGCGGGGTATCGGAAATTCTTCACGGTCACTCCTTTGTGTGTGGGTGGAGCAGTAGATATCCCGGGCAGTGGACCGTGCGTCGTGGAACTTATGAGGCCTGATCGACGGAAGCGGGAAGAGGGATAGCTGGAAATTAGATAGCTGGAACAGAGTCGTACGCTCGGGCGGAATCCGGTGTTATGCCGAACCCCCTGCTGAGAGAGCGCTCTCTTGACTTCTCCATCACACTAGAAGTGATCGGCGTCACTGTCAAGAGAGCGCTCTCTGGAATATTTTCGAACGAGGCGCGGCCAGCGGCGGGCCGCCGGAGCGGGTTAAAGCTCAGTCGGGTAGGTCTACGATCCAGGGGTTGCCTTTGTGGGTGGCTGTGCCTTGGTGAAACGAGGTTGAGGATTTCGCGACTGCCGAAGGCTACGCAGCGTGGCTCACCTATCGGTGCGTATAACGATCGGTTTACAAGACTAAGCCGCCGGCCACGCGGTGCAGCCAAACCGTGCCGTTCTCCGCTGCGGCTCGCACCCGAGGCCTGTCCGAGGTGCGGTTTGTTCGCGAAGGAACGCCAATAAGGTCAGCCAGTCGTGTGCCCCGTAACCACTTTCCAAGCCTTCCGGTTTGATCCGGACAGGCCCTGTATTGCTGCCCGTGCGGCGGCCGCGCCCTGCTCACGGAGATCCTGGTACACGGAAGTCAGGCCTTTGGCCGTACCGGCAGCGGATGCGTCCCAGCCTGTCAGGGCAAGTTGGGCGGGCACAGCGATTCCCTGTGCTTCGACCGCTTGGAGGGCTCCGAGAGCCAGTTCATCACTCATCGCGAGGAACACATCTGGCTTGTCGGGTTGATTCAGCAGTCTTAGCGCGGCCTGCTCTCCGTCAGTGAGGGTGTTGGTCGAGCAGAAAGCCACCTGGATTCCGTTCCAGTCGAACCCGACAGCGGTAACTGCGTCTTTGAAACCCTGCAGCCTGTTGCGGGTGACCGGAAAGGTTGAATCGAAGGGATCGGGCCCACTGTCGAGTGTTTCGATGCGTTCCCTGGTGGAGGGGAAGGCGATGACTGCGGGCCGCCGGCTTCCACGGAGCCCAAGCGCAGCAATTGCGCGGGCTGCTGCCTGATCATCGATTCCCACCACGCCAAACCCTTCCCGTTCCGGGCCTGCATGAACAACAACAGGTTTGCCGGTCAGGCTCAGCGCCTCGAGCACCGGGTCATCATCGGTGGTAGTCCACACCACAAACCCATCGACAGCCGCTGCACGGATCCTTTGGCTGTCATCGGCTGACCCGTTGCTGGGAAGAATGGTCATTGCCAGCCGGTGTTGGGCACAGACATCGGCGATGCCCGCCAAGAAACGGGCCGCTTGAGGGTCCTCGAAAGCGTAGGGCAGCGTCTCTCCAAGCACGACGCCGAGGGCTCCGCTGGTTCCCCTGCGCAGCGAACGGGCACTCGGATCCGGTCCTGCATACCCGAGCGCTTCGGCCGCCGCGAGAACTTTCCGGCGGGAAGCAGCTGACACCCGGGACGGCTTGCTGTAGGTATACGACGCGGTCATGACTGAGACACCGGCCTGTTTGGCGACGTCGGTTAGCGTTACTCTTTCGGGGTTCCCTGGTTCTGGCATGGAACCAGTCTATGTGTGTATCGTTACACACATGACATCCCCCGCGGTTCGAGCAAAACACAAAGGCTCCAGCATCTCGTACGCCTCGTATGCCTCCTTTGCCGCCTTCGGTGTGTTCTGGGGAACGTGGGGAGCAAGCATTCCGCGGATCCGGGACCAGAGCGGTCTCACGGACGGAGAGCTGGGCACCGCCTTGCTGTTCATCGGCGCAGGCGCCCTCCCTGCCATGCTCCTGACCGGACGCCTTCTCGACCGATTCGGCATTCGGGTGACCACAGCTGCTGCGCTGAGCCTGCAGGGAGCGGCCGGTCTGTGCGTGGCCTTAACCGCCACGGGAATGACCAGCTTCAGCCTGGGCCTGCTGCTGGTTGGCGCAGCCAGCGGAGCTGCCGATGTTGCCATCAACGCAGGGGCAGGATCCGCAGAAAGGGTGATGGCCCGGCCGGTGATCACCCGATCCCACGGCACCTTCTCGGCCTTCGTTGTGGTTTCAAGCCTGCTCACCGGCGTGCTGAACAGTTTAGGGATGACACCCGCCGTCGGCTTCTCCCTGGCCGCAGCCTCAATGTTCCTCGCCGCCGGTTATCTACTGTTCGCTCTGCCGCCACAACCTGGAAACAGCCGGGATGTCCAAACATCCAAACCGGAGAGGATGGGAGTGGCCAAGGCTGCATCGGCGAGGAACTCCGCCTTTCCGCTTCTGCCGGTTGTGCTCGCGGGCCTCCTGGCAGCGCTGGCCCTTGCCGGGGAAAATGCCCATCAGAGTTGGGCGGCAGTGTTCTTTGAAGATGTCCTCGACACAGGTTCTGACCTCAGCTCCACAGCTCCTGCCATGTTCGCAGCGGTCGCTGCCGTTACCCGCTTCAGTACAGGCCGATTGAACCCGGCTCATGCCACGCGGACCGTAATCCTCGGTGCCACAGCTGCAACCGTTGGCACAGGCCTGCTCGCAGGAGCCACAAACCTCGCCGCAGCCTTGGCCGGACTCGCCGTCGCCGCAGCCGGAACGGCCGTGCTTTATCCAACCTTGCTGGGTATCGTGTCCCGTGCCTCCAGCGCAGCTGCTCAGGGACGGGCAACGTCATGGCTCGCGGCCGTCTCCTATCTGGGGTTCCTGCTTGGCCCGGTTTACGTTGGGCTCTGGTCCGAGGCAGCGGGACTGCGGGGTGCCATGATTGCTGTGGCTGCCCTCGGCGCACTTCTCCTCACCCTTGCTCCGGTCCTGCTTCGCCGGAGCACCACCGGCTCCCCAAGAAAAGGATGAACATGTTCGAAGATATGGAATGGCTGAACGAACCCCCTCACTGGGAGAATGGTGCAGACTCGCTGACTATCGAAACTGCTGCCGCAACAGATTTCTGGCGGGAAACACACTACGGGTTCACCCGCGACAGCGGGCATTTTCTCTACCGGGAAGTGGAGGGGGATTTTGTCGTTACCGCGACAGTGTTCGGAGGATTCACTTCGCTCTACGACCAGGCAGGTCTCATGATCCGGTGCGATGAGCGAACGTGGGTGAAGGCAGGCGTTGAGTACAGCGATGGTGCACTGCAGCTAAGTACCGTTATTACCAACGGCACCTCGGACTGGTCGCTAAGCCCCATGGAAGCAGGCCGTGACGCGGTAACCCTGAGGCTGACCCGCCAGGCTAACGCCATCCATGTGCAGTACCTTGAGCGCCCGGGGGCGGAGGGGCAGTGGACGAGCCTGCGCCTCGGCTATCTGCAAATAAACGGTCGGTGCCAAGTGGGTGTCATGGCCTGTTCGCCTGAACGCGGCGACCTGCATGCTGGTTTCACTGACTTCAGCATCCGCCCCTCGGCGGGTATCGACCTGCATTCCTGAAAGTCGGCAAGAAGGGGGTCCAGTATCAGGGGACATGCTGGCTGGAGGGGGTGCTGGCACACCCTTGCCTTTAGCGTCGCAAGGTCATATTGTTTTTCAATACGTATTGATAATCAATATGAGGGGGAACCATGAGCACCACTCCAGTAATAAACCGAACATCAGGGGCGTCCGTGAAGCTTTCCGTGATCGCCGTCTGGATTGTCGCAGTCCTTGCCGCGGTGGGAAGTGCCCTCGAAATCTTCACCGTCATCACGGGACGGGCGGTCTTCGCCCTGAACGGGGCTGACCCGCGGCTGCCGTTGACAAGCCTGCCCCAAATCAACCAGGCCGAGCTTCGCGAAGGGACAACCGGCTACCTCGCAGATGCCCCGGCCTGGCTGCGGGTGCTGTGCGCAACACCGGCAATGGTCTATATCCTCATTGCACTCCTTGCCGCAGTTCTCATTACCCGCGCCTTACGCGGAATCGCAGCCAGCCGGCCCTTCTCGTCCTCCGTGCGGCGCAGCATGACCGTTCTTAGCCTGATCCTCATCCTCGGCGGAATCCTCTACGGAGTACTCGACCGCATTGCCGGTCAAGCGATCTACGACGTGGCCGTCACCTTCACCCAGGGGATCCAGTTTCCGCTTGGCGCCGACTACGCCGTCACCAGTACCAACCCTGCCCGCTGGCCGTTCTTTATGATCATCACCGGGGTCGTCGGGCTTGCCCTGTCCACGGCCTTTAGGGCAGGAGCACGGCTCGAGGAAGCAGCGGATGGCCTTGTCTGAACCACGCAGGACCAAGGCTAACGACGGCGGCGTGCCGGGGGAGGATCCGGTCAAACACCGCATCGAGTGCCACCTCGACCGGGTCCTCACCCAGCGCGGCATGACGCTCACTGAACTCTCCCGGCGAACAGGAATAACCATGGCTAATCTGTCCATCCTGAAGACAAACAAGGCCAAAGCCATCCGCTTCAGCACCCTCACCGCTATCTGTGACGCTTTGGACACCACCCCAGCAGAACTGATCACCATCAAACCCCTGTAGCCAAACGCCACCGACGCGCCAGCAGGGCCAGGCACGACGCAGCCCCCCAGCCGGGGTGAGCCTTCCGGGCTAGTATCCAGCCATGACCATTGCCAACACCTACCGGGGCTTCGCGGAACTCGAAGCGCACGGCGTTTCAGACATTTATGAGGACTGGGCCCTGGGCGTCTCCATGGATCCGGAAGTCCAGGCATTGTTGGCCGGGCTTCAGCCGGCGAAGCGGCAACCGAACCTGGTGTTCGCCGCAGCCCGGGCGCAGGGGGCGCCACTGGGCAGCTACCAAAACTTCCGGCCCTGGTTGCTCGGCAATTGGCAGAAGGTGGAGCGGGTCATCCGGACCCGTTCCACCCAGACCAACGAGGCCGGCCGGTGCGCGGTCCTCCTTCCTCAACTCGCCGCCATCGAAGGGCCGGTTGCGCTGCTGGAGGTCGGAGCCTCCGCCGGGATCTGCCTGTATCCGGACCGGTACAGCTACAGCTACCAGCGGGAGGACGGGCAGGTCCGGATAGATCCTCCGCAGGCCACTGACGTGCTGCTCGAATGCGAACTGCGGGGTGAATCCACCGTCCCGACCAGGATTCCCGAAGTGATCTGGCGTGCGGGCATCGACTTGAACCCCATCGACATCACTGACCGCGGGAACCTGCAGTGGCTGGAGGCCCTCATCTGGCCTGAACATGAGGCCCGGCGCCGACGCCTCCATGCCGCCGCGGCTGTGGTCGCCGCTGATCCGCCCCTGCTCGTGGCGGGCGACCTGAACCAGGAGATTGGCAGATTGGCACGGCTGGCCCCGCCGGAGGCCACCCTGGTCATCTTCCACAGTGCCGTGCTCGTCTACCTCAGCCATCCGGAACGCCAGCAATTCGTGGACCAGGTGAGTGCCCTCGACTGCGTCTGGTTGAGCAACGAAGGCCTGCAGGTCCTGCCCGGCATTGCTGCCCGGATTACCAGTCGGACACCACCACAGGACGGTGCCTTTGTTCTGGCGAGAAACGGAGAACCGGTCGCCCTCACCGGACCCCACGGACAGTACACCCAGTCCCTGACCTGACTCGATGCCTCAGTGGCATGATGGCGCCATGACGTTTATTCCTTCCAGCGATTTGACCGCCGCGCAGTGGATCGCGGCCAGCGGTGAGCACTGGTGGAACCTGGTGACGCTGGGTCCTCCGGGATTTCCGGCGTATGCGCGGCTGCGGTTCATTGCTGATCCGTCCTACGAGGGTCAGTCCGAAAATGAGGCTGTACGCCGGGGTGGCGTCCTCCCGGATGATGACCAGCTCCGCATCGCGGCGGGAACGCTGCTGCGGCACGCGGACTCACCCGCCGAGGGATACCTGCTGATCTGGGACGGCTGGGGCGAAGAGGCGTTCCCTGAACCCATACTTCGGACACCCCGTGTGGTGGTCCCCAACCGTGAGTACTACCTGTGCAGGGTCCCGCTGCAGGGCTTCTTCTCCGGGGCGGTCAGTGACTCGTGGCAGGAGGAAACTGGCCGCCCCATGCCGGCCCCTGCCTTCATCTGGCCCTCGAACCGGACCTGGTGCATCACCTCGGACGTCGATCCCCATTGGGCCGGCATCGGAGCTGATCGGGAGCTGATCGACCAGTTACTGGCCGAACCACGTATCGACGTCGTTCCGGTGGTTGCGGATCAAAGACTGCCCTTCTACTCCTAGCGGCAGGGCGGCAGGATTCGCTGCGCATCCGGAAGTTGCCGACGGGGCTCCATGCCGACGGAGCCGGGACGCCGGAACCTCAGCGGCGCGTACTGACCGTCACCGTGAATTTGGGGTTCCGGGCGACTTCCCGGGTGGGACCGACCAGCCGGTTCAGGGCCGGCTTGTACATCAAGTGGCTGTTCCAGACAGTCCACAGTTCACCACCCGGGCGCAGGACCCGGCCGGCATCCGCAAAGAGCTTCAGGGCAATTCCGGCATGCACGCTGGCGCCGATGTGGAACGGGGGATTCAGCACCACCAGGTCCTCGGACGCGTCCGGAAAACCGGCAAGGGCATCGCCGCGGCGCACCGTCACCCGGTTGCCGACACCATTGGCGGCGGCGGTGAGCTGCGCCGAGGACACCGCCGCAGCCGACTGGTCCGTGGCGGTGACCTGCAGCGCCGGACGCGTCAGGGCCAGATACGCGGCAATGGCGCCGGTTCCGCAGCCCAAATCAACAGCCCGCTCCGCGGAACGGGCACCGGCCAGCAGGGGCAGCAGGAACCGGGTGCCGATGTCCAGGGCGGGACCGGCGAAGGCGGCTCCGTGTGCCCACAGCTCCAGCGGCGCGGCCAAACCGACCTCGTGGCGCTGGGACACCGGAAAGCGCGCCGCCGGGCGAGCCTCCGGCGGCAGGGGAGCGGCTGCGGTCAGGATCCGCGACTTCTGCCGGCCCAGCCCCGCCGTCACCGAACCAAAGTAGCGGGCCAGCACATCATTCATGGCGGTGGACATGTGCTTGATGCGGCCCCCGGCGTAAACCGTCACTTCCGGGGAAGCATGGGCGGCGATCAGCCCGGCGATCTCCTCCAGCGCATCCAGCGAGCGCGGCAGGCGCAGCAGCACCAGCCGTGCGCCGTCGAGAAGTGCCGGTTCCAGGGCGTGGTGGCGGTAGGCGCCTTCCAGCCCGAGCTGCCGGGCGTTGCGGTCCAGGGCATGCTCGCCGCTGAGCGGATCCTGGTGCACCCGAAGGCCCGCCAGCCCGTGGTCCGCGGCGGCTCCGAGCGTCAGTGCGCCGTAGGCATCACCGATGACGACGACGGCGCCGCTTCCGTTGCGCTCCGGGCCGCCGGCCGCGGCGGCAGCGAGATCGGCGGCTGCGGTGTCGAGCAGGAGCCGGTCCGCGGCGTCCCATGCCTGCAGGTTCTCCGCTTCGATATCCGGGCGGCGGCTTAGGCGGGAGAAGTCAAAGGCCGCGGGGCCGGCCGGCTCCGGAGTTACGGGCTCCGGGGTTACATCAGTCAAGGTCGATCCATTTCGTTCCTAGGGGGACCGGGTCGGAGGCTCCGGCGGTCAGGGCGGCCAGCCGGGAATGGAAGGTTGCCAGGGCATCGGCGGTATCGGGCAGTGCAACGTGAAGCTGGGCACCGGCCGCGGAGTAGTCGGTGCCCAGGACGCTGACGCCGGCCGTGCGCAGGTCATTTTCCAGCCGGCCGGCGGCGGAATGTCCGGCCGGAATGCCGTACAGCTGCATCCTGCGCCGCCGGATCAGCCGGGCGGTGGCCAGCGCGGAGGACACCGACTCGGAATAGGCCCGTACCAGGCCGCCAGCCCCCAGCAGGATGCCGCCAAAATACCGTACGGTCACGGCGGCTGTGTCGCTGAGGTCGGCGGCGCCGTCGAACGTCTCGCGTTTGGTCAGGGCTTCGAGCATGGGAATGCCGGCGGTGCCGGAAGGCTCGCCGTCGTCGCTCGAGCGCTGCACGTTCCGGTCCGGGCCCAGGACAAAGGCACTGCAGTGGTGCCGGGCGTCATGGAACTCGCGGCGCAGG
This genomic interval from Arthrobacter citreus contains the following:
- a CDS encoding class I SAM-dependent methyltransferase, with the translated sequence MTDVTPEPVTPEPAGPAAFDFSRLSRRPDIEAENLQAWDAADRLLLDTAAADLAAAAAGGPERNGSGAVVVIGDAYGALTLGAAADHGLAGLRVHQDPLSGEHALDRNARQLGLEGAYRHHALEPALLDGARLVLLRLPRSLDALEEIAGLIAAHASPEVTVYAGGRIKHMSTAMNDVLARYFGSVTAGLGRQKSRILTAAAPLPPEARPAARFPVSQRHEVGLAAPLELWAHGAAFAGPALDIGTRFLLPLLAGARSAERAVDLGCGTGAIAAYLALTRPALQVTATDQSAAAVSSAQLTAAANGVGNRVTVRRGDALAGFPDASEDLVVLNPPFHIGASVHAGIALKLFADAGRVLRPGGELWTVWNSHLMYKPALNRLVGPTREVARNPKFTVTVSTRR
- a CDS encoding YigZ family protein, translating into MNEQVGTDGQGGTRGRYTTIAGEHRHELEIKRSRFITVLRRVETEEDARALVAGLRREFHDARHHCSAFVLGPDRNVQRSSDDGEPSGTAGIPMLEALTKRETFDGAADLSDTAAVTVRYFGGILLGAGGLVRAYSESVSSALATARLIRRRRMQLYGIPAGHSAAGRLENDLRTAGVSVLGTDYSAAGAQLHVALPDTADALATFHSRLAALTAGASDPVPLGTKWIDLD